In Dyadobacter subterraneus, a single genomic region encodes these proteins:
- a CDS encoding FKBP-type peptidyl-prolyl cis-trans isomerase, with product MKQAQAGDTVQVHYTGTLPDGQLFDSSAGREPLSFQLGSGQVIKGFDDGVTGMAVGDKKTVHIPNEEAYGPINEDMIVNFERSQIPADIPLEVGITLNMHQDGNGQVIPVIVKEVTDEFVILDANHPLAGQDLIFELELVGIE from the coding sequence ATGAAACAAGCACAAGCAGGTGATACTGTCCAGGTACACTACACAGGCACTCTTCCGGATGGCCAACTGTTTGATTCCTCGGCAGGACGTGAGCCATTGTCTTTTCAATTGGGAAGCGGACAGGTAATCAAAGGCTTTGATGACGGTGTTACCGGCATGGCAGTTGGAGATAAAAAAACGGTACATATTCCAAACGAAGAGGCTTACGGCCCAATCAACGAAGACATGATCGTCAACTTTGAGCGCAGCCAGATACCAGCTGATATTCCTTTGGAAGTTGGAATAACTTTGAATATGCATCAGGACGGAAACGGCCAGGTGATTCCGGTTATCGTGAAAGAAGTTACAGACGAATTTGTAATTCTTGATGCAAACCATCCATTGGCCGGTCAGGATCTGATTTTTGAATTGGAACTTGTAGGTATCGAATAA